In the genome of Ctenopharyngodon idella isolate HZGC_01 chromosome 16, HZGC01, whole genome shotgun sequence, the window TTTCCACTGAgcagcacattaaaataaagtcaaaccCTTCAATGTCATTTTGCTTTGATGACATATTTACAAAGAAAGCTGAAATGTACGTCAGAGGAGTTTTTAGCAGATATTTAGTACTGTAAATATTGAGTGTCAACCACTGACCAGTTTGTAAGATGTAAGAGATGTAAAACAGACATGATGTAAGCATGCATATCACGACAAATTCATGCATGTTCACGAGGTATTTTTGAGTCCAATTCACATTCAAGTGTTTATATTAGGGGTGTGATGAGATCCCACGAAATCAATGTGACGAGACTTCTGAAAAGCTCTCATGTGATATTGCCATGacggagtgtgagggtgaaattaggatagaatattcCACCGCTATGTTTACATTACacctccactgtcgttttgctttttatagaaataaaaaccatttaattcatttgGATAACGGTCActtcaatcccatccagctcatccaacacaaGCTGCAGAgtcaggaatcagagttcactgatcacgtgtcgagatgactgacaagaccatggcggaggattcgttaCACAACAGAACCTAAacgtctgacaaatgtcttgtaTTTTAGATTGCGCGCTCAGCACCGccgctccctattcacagagtacgcgcgaaagcgaaagtaaaacgcaaGCGCGGGTATTTCAATACcccgcattttgaaagcggctccgTGATGCATGCAAATttctcccaatatgaaagctatcttaagCCTGATTTAtactgcagactatttttctagtcattgaggatttcttaaaaatactgtgtaaaaatctttTGTCTCGTTCTCGTGAACTCAACCTCGTGTCTCATCACACCCCTAGTTTACATGCTTaattttttcctgtttatcgGATAATATCAGGTCAACACCATCCCTTTCAATCCGTTTGAAACTGTACATGTTTACATGAAGGCTTCTCAGTCTGACTGAGCCATCAATCCGATTGTAAACAGATATGTAAACGTAGCtattgaatatcctgtttcactctgaaatacGTCAGAAGTTAAATAGGTTTTGATCAGAATGCCGACTTTCACGTTATTCAGTTTAGCGCAACAAATACTGTCAAAAcagtcaatgtcaaaatgttttgcaatgcAGTAATGAAATGTTTCACCACGTACTTCAAGTTTACCTACATTTTGACTCATGCATCATGCATTCATTTAATAAGTTAAAACATTGATTTGTGTGGAAAAATGAAATGGGATAACACTTGTGAATATGGCAATGCTACAGATAAGCTTCGTTTCAGTCAAAGTGCACAACCAGTGTGAAAACACTCGCTGCTTTTGAAATTCCCTTCAGTGTTGCCGGTGTCCATCACACGGTCCATCTACCTGACGCAATGAGCTGGCGAGAACCAACAGAAGATGTTCTGTCACCTTTAGATGACCATCAAACATCTCTTTGTCTTGCATTGACGTACTCAAATGAGCACTGGAAAGAGTTAAACGCTCCGCCGGTTAGTTGCAAGACAAAGACAATCCCTGCATCTCCAGCGCCCATCTGTCTAGAATAATCACACCAACTCTAGGTTCCTCTTCATCTCTGAAGTCCTCCTTAGGTTCAGTTAAGTTCTGCAGGTGGTCTGTCCTCAGAATATAAGTCCTCTGGTCTTGTTTTCCCTCAAGAGGAATCCCCGGCAGCCAGTTCTGCCTGTAGTTTGACGTCACAATGTCAGAAACATGTACAGGCAGGTAGGCTGAGTTACACCTGGAGTCCTTCTGAATTAGATCAGTTAGTAAAGGTGTTTGTTCTCCAGTTAAACCTTCTAAAACCTGAGCTACAGCTGGAGAACTTAGATCAGTGTCAAACTGAAATAAACTGTCATGAAACTGCAGCGCACCATTTTCAGTGGGCCTAACTGGTACCACCAGAGTCTCGCTGCTTCTTACAGCGTCTGAAATGATCAAAACGGATTCTGAACCAGTTGAATCCAAGCTGGTCTCCTCTGTTCTGCCGTTGGATGATGGTTTGTTGGAGTTTTGGACTGGCAAACAAAAGCTGTAGTGCACTGAAGACTCTGCGCTGTCATGCACCGGGACTTCCTGTTGACATCTGTAGGGCTCCTGAGATGCATAAGCATTCACATTATCCACGATCTCTGACTTCTGCTGGGGAAATATGGACAGTGGATCATATCCAGGCCACACTTTCACTTTAGATATGTCGTCCCGGGGATTTGAATAAAATGGAGGACTGTTGTTCTTTGACAGTATCTGTTTTACAGAAAGAGGAGAAAGAGCatcataatttagtttttaagtCTCAAACCGGGTAGTTTCAAAAGATGctatttatttcattgaaaTTAATGTTCTTgattaaaagtcattttttgtgtcatatgtttttttttcttctattttatcttttttttttttcatttttgaacagAATCGGATGCAAATTACATGTTGTTTCttgcatatttaatttaaagtcattgaGCGTATTAGATAGAAGCAGGACGCCCGGTCACTTCATTCACTTATAACAGGATTTCCCAAATCACGGGTTGATGAAGAgcaaataattaattcaattataaaaaaattaaaataaataaatacatttaaaacaaaaacaatcaaaataaaaatcaaataataaaatgtttttcttttaaaatgattgatttgtttattttaatttgacatttttatgatttatttgatttttagtaAGGgtgtattttgatttattttaaaaggattcatttatttaaattttaaatcaaaataaaacatttactaaaaagcaattaaatcttatttttttaaaataaataaataaataattttaaaataaaaacaaagtatacccttactaaaaatgtacaattaaataaaaatgtaaaaaaaaagtctcttaaaCTCTTAAACTCTAATTAAACTTTactaaaaatcaattaaatcctaaaaatgtaaaattaaaataaataaataaataaatataatccaaatacttcaatcaaaataaaaatcaaataataaaatatttttcttttaaaataattaattttaatttttagatttttatgatttaattgatttttagtAAGGgtttactttaatttattttaaaaggattaatttattttaattttaaatcaaaataaaacatttactaaaaatcaattaaatcataaaaaaatattaaaataaataaataaataaataatttacaattaaataaaaatgtaaaaaaaaaaagtcaaattcaactcttattaaaaatcaattaaatcctaaaaatgtcaaattaaaataaataaataatgataaaacctaaataatcaaaatacttacaaaaaaaaaaaaaaaaaatgtatttgtttacctgcatgtcatatGACCATTAATCAACATCAGAGAACCgtaaacatgcaaatgtgttgttaaattattgatatATTTACTCCGAGGATATGTCAAGTAAATATTGTAGGTCAAATGAATTCGGCTGAACTTATGTACAATCCGATTGATTCTGTATTTGAAACAGAATGGTTTCATCAAACGAGCAGTGGTCCACAGGGAAGTTTAAAAGTGAAAGACGTTTTGTCAATGAAGCCAAATATTGACTTGATTAACATGAGGTTACACAGAAACCCAAGCTGAGCTCATTTACTGAGCAAATATTAACATGCATGatttatcttttctttttttatttttaactcaaATACCAAAACGGGGTAAATAAGCCATGAAAGCACTGAAGTGCTCTGAGGAAAATCTGTGACTGCTGATCTGGCAGCAGATGTTTGTGCTAACCGCAATCGACATGATAAACTCATTCTGTGCTGCCAAGAGCAATGCGGATAAGACACATTCCTTCAGGAAGCTTAAGGGAAACACAACGCACTTGTCAAACAGGACTTTTCACTGCCAGTAAGATGGGAAGGAGTCGATTCCAAGTATGTTCACCTGGAACTTCCCAGAGTGATTATGAAACAATCACTTACCAGAGTTTTCGGTAAGGAACGCTTTCTCTTTACATACAGCTGGCAAAACATAATTGGGAGACTGATGAGCAGCAGCAGAGCCAGCAGACCAGGCCACATTAAGATATGAAACCAGGAATTAGGAGCTGAAAGACACAGAGATTGAATATAAATAGAAACCATTTGCTGAGTTAAGTCTGTTGCCACTTTGTGGTAATTCTACTGATAATTGTAAATAGTGCACATATTAGGATTTCGTTTCATTTCAGCAATTTTGTGCATGTTTCAATttgctataatttttttttgcattatatatACTATTTATAAGGAGctccgcacatgacatgcaagaaaaaaaaaaaagtaaattgtttcctcgatttataaatcatgcgcacaacttagcaaatcgagggaacgaaatattaaatcgtgcgcacgatttagcctatttttttctctgcatgtcatgtgcggggctccgtatatttatgtctaaaatatatatataaaaaaaaaaaaaaaaaaatatatatatatatatatatatatatatatatatatataaatagatcaattaaaaatgaaaaaaaaaaaaaaaatatatatatatatatatatatatataattaaataaaataaattaattaatgaatacatacatacaaaaaaccccccaaataaattaatttaattgtttgtttagTTAGGGGTCTTATTATGCTAATTTACAGgctcataattttgtttatggGTCTACTAGAATACATTTACATCATTTACTATTCAAAATACCTCATTATTTTACTTataatttacattgttgcagcacctgtTTTTACTGCCTGTCTGAATGCTCTGTTTTAGTTTCGTTTCTTTAAAACCCCGCCTTCTGAAAAACAcagtctgctctgattggtcagccggctccagtctgttgtgattggtctaccgcttaaaGCGCTTGTCGGAAACGTAACGCCCcttactataaaaaaaactcaagactacaatgaaggcgtttcagggagtttagAAACAGCGTGcgctgatatagagaataactctgtgctttgtaactttttcatgctcaaacagcaacattacacactaaagaaagctgaacgtgtaaaataacattataggaCCCCTTTGAagtaataaa includes:
- the ifnlr1 gene encoding interferon lambda receptor 1 isoform X2, producing the protein MSDVLTKLTIKCHAKITVDGQCVGEVKFAPFRQTTLAAPQLSVVSNKTHLNVTVSPPMIPWNHSIESIKSWGGVKYIVHLTHPKSMKGKVFENTSRSVFIWLVETDVQYCGDVVYTLTHPGWSNHSQSASFCVNVSAPNSWFHILMWPGLLALLLLISLPIMFCQLYVKRKRSLPKTLILSKNNSPPFYSNPRDDISKVKVWPGYDPLSIFPQQKSEIVDNVNAYASQEPYRCQQEVPVHDSAESSVHYSFCLPVQNSNKPSSNGRTEETSLDSTGSESVLIISDAVRSSETLVVPVRPTENGALQFHDSLFQFDTDLSSPAVAQVLEGLTGEQTPLLTDLIQKDSRCNSAYLPVHVSDIVTSNYRQNWLPGIPLEGKQDQRTYILRTDHLQNLTEPKEDFRDEEEPRVGVIILDRWALEMQGLSLSCN
- the ifnlr1 gene encoding interferon lambda receptor 1 isoform X1; protein product: MWPLRAAIFLLCCAGCWCQSCNLTKAYFKSKNFFSVLHWDAVDIPGQTVLYSVQYNLYGNSYQPVTWCQNISAPVCELTHVMSDVLTKLTIKCHAKITVDGQCVGEVKFAPFRQTTLAAPQLSVVSNKTHLNVTVSPPMIPWNHSIESIKSWGGVKYIVHLTHPKSMKGKVFENTSRSVFIWLVETDVQYCGDVVYTLTHPGWSNHSQSASFCVNVSAPNSWFHILMWPGLLALLLLISLPIMFCQLYVKRKRSLPKTLILSKNNSPPFYSNPRDDISKVKVWPGYDPLSIFPQQKSEIVDNVNAYASQEPYRCQQEVPVHDSAESSVHYSFCLPVQNSNKPSSNGRTEETSLDSTGSESVLIISDAVRSSETLVVPVRPTENGALQFHDSLFQFDTDLSSPAVAQVLEGLTGEQTPLLTDLIQKDSRCNSAYLPVHVSDIVTSNYRQNWLPGIPLEGKQDQRTYILRTDHLQNLTEPKEDFRDEEEPRVGVIILDRWALEMQGLSLSCN
- the ifnlr1 gene encoding interferon lambda receptor 1 isoform X3: MPRYPAGSDHKGMDTVSNNTQVFENTSRSVFIWLVETDVQYCGDVVYTLTHPGWSNHSQSASFCVNVSAPNSWFHILMWPGLLALLLLISLPIMFCQLYVKRKRSLPKTLILSKNNSPPFYSNPRDDISKVKVWPGYDPLSIFPQQKSEIVDNVNAYASQEPYRCQQEVPVHDSAESSVHYSFCLPVQNSNKPSSNGRTEETSLDSTGSESVLIISDAVRSSETLVVPVRPTENGALQFHDSLFQFDTDLSSPAVAQVLEGLTGEQTPLLTDLIQKDSRCNSAYLPVHVSDIVTSNYRQNWLPGIPLEGKQDQRTYILRTDHLQNLTEPKEDFRDEEEPRVGVIILDRWALEMQGLSLSCN